The Saccharomonospora cyanea NA-134 genome includes a region encoding these proteins:
- a CDS encoding glycosyltransferase family 4 protein, producing MPEPRVLIDATAVPPDRGGVGRYVDSLVAALDENGARLTVVCQARDAQLYSRLAPRARIVHTAQSTATRTARLTWEQTTLPGLAHRLAVDVVHSPHYTMPLASRAASVVTLHDATFFTDAVLHSSVKARFFRAWTVTALRRASLCVVPSLATADELRRVTRVRGAELHVIRHGVDVNRFHPPTPEEVQAARDAVGLGTTPYVAFLGALEPRKNVPALIRGFSLAVADRPDPPALVLAGQPGWDSQVESALADAPLRLRVIRAGYLPFDTLAGFLGGAELVAYPSLGEGFGLPVLEAMASGACVLTTRRLALPEVGGDAVAYCGVGAGDVAAALRELLDDPARRAELAQAALRRAKEFSWSVSAEAHREAYERAWHRHRRRRA from the coding sequence GTGCCCGAACCGCGTGTGTTGATCGACGCCACGGCCGTGCCTCCCGACCGTGGAGGAGTGGGCCGGTACGTCGATTCCCTCGTCGCGGCGCTCGACGAGAACGGCGCCCGCCTGACCGTGGTCTGCCAGGCACGGGACGCGCAGTTGTACTCGCGGCTCGCGCCGCGGGCGCGCATCGTGCACACCGCCCAGTCCACGGCCACCCGCACCGCGCGGCTCACGTGGGAGCAGACCACTCTGCCGGGGCTGGCCCACAGACTCGCGGTCGACGTCGTGCACTCCCCGCACTACACGATGCCGCTGGCCAGCCGCGCGGCGTCCGTCGTGACCCTGCACGATGCCACGTTCTTCACCGACGCCGTTCTGCACTCGTCGGTGAAGGCGCGCTTCTTCCGGGCGTGGACCGTGACGGCGCTGCGCAGGGCGTCGTTGTGCGTGGTGCCCAGCCTCGCCACGGCTGACGAGCTGCGTCGGGTCACGCGCGTCCGGGGCGCGGAACTCCACGTGATCCGGCACGGCGTCGACGTCAACCGCTTCCACCCGCCGACGCCGGAGGAGGTCCAGGCCGCGCGCGACGCGGTGGGCCTCGGCACGACACCGTACGTCGCGTTCCTCGGAGCTCTGGAACCCCGCAAGAACGTGCCCGCGTTGATCAGGGGTTTCTCCCTCGCGGTCGCCGACCGGCCCGATCCTCCCGCGCTGGTGCTGGCCGGACAGCCCGGGTGGGACTCGCAGGTCGAGAGCGCGCTGGCCGACGCGCCGCTACGGTTGCGCGTGATCCGGGCGGGATACCTGCCCTTCGACACGCTCGCCGGGTTCCTGGGTGGTGCCGAGCTGGTGGCGTACCCGAGTCTGGGCGAGGGATTCGGACTGCCGGTGCTGGAGGCGATGGCCTCGGGCGCGTGCGTGCTCACCACCCGGCGCCTGGCGTTGCCCGAGGTCGGGGGTGACGCGGTGGCGTACTGCGGGGTCGGCGCGGGTGACGTCGCCGCGGCGCTGCGGGAGTTGCTCGACGACCCGGCGCGGCGTGCCGAGCTCGCGCAGGCCGCGCTGCGGAGGGCGAAGGAGTTCTCCTGGTCCGTCAGCGCCGAGGCACACCGCGAGGCGTACGAGCGCGCGTGGCACCGCCACCGGCGTCGGAGGGCGTGA
- a CDS encoding TetR/AcrR family transcriptional regulator has translation MSSSPARNRRADARRSKAAILDAAVRILNARPDAGLETIATAAGVTRQTVYAHFPSREHLLLATVDRITEEVVAAMDAAELDTRPAADALLRLLDTGRQAAQRYSALLQKASALPVSPQADHDRHTSVADRIRRVIQRGQRTGEFDARLPPDWLTAVTIGLAHTAAEEENAGRMSDQEAADALRTSALRILGATTAEGDSARPR, from the coding sequence ATGTCTTCGTCCCCGGCCCGCAACCGGCGCGCCGACGCCCGCCGCAGCAAGGCCGCCATCCTGGACGCCGCCGTCCGGATCCTCAACGCCCGGCCCGATGCCGGCCTGGAAACGATCGCCACCGCCGCGGGCGTGACACGCCAGACCGTCTACGCCCACTTCCCCTCCCGGGAACACCTGCTGCTGGCGACCGTCGACCGGATCACCGAGGAGGTGGTCGCCGCGATGGACGCCGCCGAACTCGACACCCGACCGGCCGCGGACGCCCTGCTACGCCTGCTCGACACGGGCAGGCAGGCAGCCCAGCGCTACTCCGCACTGCTACAGAAAGCCAGCGCGCTGCCGGTGAGCCCGCAGGCCGACCACGATCGGCACACGTCCGTCGCCGACCGGATCAGGCGGGTGATTCAACGCGGCCAGCGAACCGGGGAGTTCGACGCCCGGCTCCCACCCGACTGGCTGACCGCCGTCACCATCGGGCTCGCCCACACCGCGGCTGAGGAAGAGAACGCCGGTCGGATGTCCGACCAGGAGGCGGCGGACGCGCTTCGCACCAGTGCGCTCCGCATACTCGGTGCGACCACGGCAGAAGGTGACTCGGCCCGGCCTCGATGA
- a CDS encoding nuclear transport factor 2 family protein — translation MRPLTDIGPKQFIADFFTSFTEELLRSDEDPALIFDRYHTPDVVQVADGHRMDRDKLIAHTRPVRKNRPSSRMDVHEAVASGDRIAARYTLHVRQRGKDLAIEVCFFGRFATDGRMREAHMLTRTVPATAGAGPKPVSGAPEGKDTSS, via the coding sequence ATGCGCCCACTCACCGACATCGGCCCGAAGCAGTTCATCGCCGACTTCTTCACCTCCTTCACCGAGGAGCTGTTGCGGAGCGACGAGGATCCGGCGCTGATCTTCGACCGGTACCACACCCCTGACGTCGTCCAGGTCGCCGACGGGCACCGGATGGACCGCGACAAGCTCATCGCGCACACCCGCCCGGTACGCAAGAACCGCCCGAGCAGCCGGATGGACGTACACGAGGCCGTCGCGAGCGGCGACCGGATAGCCGCCCGCTACACCCTGCACGTACGGCAGCGCGGTAAGGACCTCGCGATCGAGGTCTGCTTCTTCGGTCGGTTCGCCACCGACGGACGGATGCGGGAAGCGCACATGCTCACCCGCACCGTTCCCGCCACCGCTGGCGCAGGCCCGAAGCCGGTGTCCGGTGCGCCCGAAGGGAAGGACACGTCGTCATGA
- a CDS encoding heavy-metal-associated domain-containing protein yields the protein MIQSDYPVDGMVCGHCAAFVTEEIERIAGVTAVTVDVGNGRVSVTSDTELDTSDVRAAVEEAGYELADVDG from the coding sequence ATGATCCAGAGCGACTACCCGGTCGACGGCATGGTCTGCGGACACTGCGCGGCCTTCGTCACCGAGGAGATCGAGCGCATCGCCGGAGTCACCGCCGTGACGGTGGACGTCGGGAACGGCAGGGTGTCGGTGACCAGCGACACGGAACTCGACACCTCGGACGTACGCGCCGCGGTCGAGGAGGCGGGCTACGAGCTCGCCGACGTTGACGGGTGA
- a CDS encoding glycosyltransferase family 2 protein has product MHNDGVTEPKKYGDAVAVVTVTYSPGKTLDRFLDTLEKATERDVSVVLADNGSVDGVPERAAAERAGVHFVPTGGNLGYGGGVNAGVATLGDEVGWIVVANPDLEWDPGSLDALLEVAERWPRGGAFGPLIREPDGSVYPSARLLPSLGRGIGHAVFGKIWPGNPWTRSYRQEKAAPTERTAGWLSGSCLLLRRSAFDSVAGFDSRYFMYFEDVDLGDRLGRAGWLNVYAPSASVMHIGGVSTAKASKRMLAAHHDSAYRYLSDRHIGLVWKPVLAAVKLGLAVRLKFETRGA; this is encoded by the coding sequence GTGCACAATGACGGCGTGACGGAGCCGAAGAAGTACGGTGACGCGGTCGCCGTGGTGACAGTGACCTACTCGCCGGGCAAGACCCTGGACCGCTTCCTCGACACGCTGGAGAAGGCCACCGAACGCGACGTCTCGGTGGTGCTCGCCGACAACGGGTCCGTCGACGGCGTGCCCGAGAGGGCGGCGGCCGAGCGCGCGGGCGTCCACTTCGTCCCCACGGGCGGCAACCTCGGCTACGGCGGTGGGGTCAACGCCGGTGTCGCCACTCTCGGCGACGAGGTGGGCTGGATCGTCGTGGCGAACCCCGACCTCGAATGGGACCCGGGCTCGCTGGACGCTTTGCTGGAGGTCGCCGAGCGCTGGCCGAGGGGAGGAGCGTTCGGTCCGCTGATCCGTGAGCCGGACGGGTCGGTGTACCCGTCGGCGCGGCTGCTCCCGTCACTGGGCCGCGGCATCGGGCACGCCGTGTTCGGCAAGATCTGGCCCGGCAACCCCTGGACCCGCTCGTACCGGCAGGAGAAGGCGGCCCCCACCGAGCGCACCGCCGGCTGGCTCTCCGGTTCGTGCCTGCTGCTGCGCAGGTCGGCGTTCGACTCCGTCGCGGGCTTCGACTCCCGCTACTTCATGTACTTCGAGGACGTCGACCTCGGCGACCGGCTCGGCCGGGCCGGATGGCTCAACGTCTACGCGCCGTCGGCGAGCGTCATGCACATCGGCGGGGTGTCCACGGCCAAGGCGTCGAAGCGCATGCTCGCGGCACACCACGACAGCGCGTACCGCTACCTCTCCGACCGGCACATCGGGCTCGTGTGGAAGCCGGTGCTCGCGGCCGTCAAGCTGGGACTCGCGGTGCGGTTGAAGTTCGAGACCCGCGGGGCCTGA
- the manB gene encoding mannose-1-phosphate guanylyltransferase codes for MTSVSGADAVILVGGKGTRLRPLTLSAPKPMLPTAGVPFLSHVLSRVRAAGITHVVLGTSYRAEVFEQHFGDGSAIGLDIEYVVESEPLDTGGAIRNVADRLRGDDAVVFNGDILAGADLGALVAAHRRAEADVTLHLQRVEDPSRFGSVPTDADGRVTAFLEKTPNPPTDQINAGCYVFRRSVIEEIPAGRPVSVERETFPGLLERGRHVHGFVDDSYWLDVGTPEAFVRGSADLVTGLAPSAALPGPAGERLLLDGAVVADEAEVTGGSTVGAGAYVASGARVRGSVLFDGAVVAEGAVVERSVLGAGARVGKGAVLRGVVLGDRASVGAECELLDGARVWPDVELADSAIRFSSDA; via the coding sequence ATGACGTCCGTGTCGGGTGCTGATGCCGTGATCCTCGTCGGTGGCAAGGGGACGCGGCTGCGTCCGCTCACCCTGTCGGCACCCAAGCCGATGCTGCCCACCGCGGGGGTTCCGTTCCTGTCGCATGTGCTCTCGCGCGTCCGCGCCGCGGGAATCACGCACGTGGTGCTCGGGACGTCCTACCGCGCGGAGGTGTTCGAGCAGCACTTCGGCGACGGTTCGGCGATCGGTCTCGACATCGAGTACGTGGTGGAGTCCGAGCCGCTCGACACGGGTGGTGCCATCCGCAACGTCGCGGACCGGTTGCGGGGCGACGACGCGGTGGTGTTCAACGGCGACATCCTCGCGGGGGCCGACCTCGGTGCACTGGTGGCCGCCCACCGGAGGGCGGAGGCGGACGTCACCCTGCACCTGCAGCGGGTCGAGGACCCGTCGCGGTTCGGCTCCGTGCCCACCGACGCCGACGGCCGCGTCACCGCGTTTTTGGAGAAGACGCCGAACCCGCCCACCGACCAGATCAACGCGGGCTGCTACGTGTTCCGCCGCTCGGTGATCGAGGAGATCCCGGCGGGCCGCCCCGTGTCGGTGGAGCGGGAGACGTTCCCCGGACTGCTGGAGCGGGGCAGGCACGTGCACGGGTTCGTGGACGATTCGTACTGGCTCGATGTCGGAACCCCGGAGGCGTTCGTGCGGGGCTCGGCCGATCTCGTCACGGGCCTCGCCCCGTCCGCCGCTCTGCCCGGCCCGGCTGGGGAACGGCTGCTGCTCGACGGCGCGGTGGTCGCCGACGAAGCCGAGGTGACCGGCGGGTCCACCGTGGGCGCAGGGGCGTACGTGGCGTCGGGCGCGCGCGTCCGGGGGTCGGTGCTGTTCGACGGCGCGGTGGTCGCCGAGGGGGCCGTGGTGGAACGCTCCGTGCTCGGGGCGGGAGCCCGCGTCGGCAAGGGCGCGGTGCTGCGGGGCGTGGTGCTCGGCGACCGGGCCTCGGTGGGCGCCGAGTGCGAGTTGCTCGACGGGGCCCGCGTATGGCCGGACGTCGAACTGGCCGACTCCGCGATCCGGTTCTCCAGCGATGCCTGA